GCGGCGCTGCGCACCGATGCCACGCCCCAAGCCTTCGACGACCCCAACCTGGCCTGGAATGACATCGTGGTGCAGGCCATCATCGTGGGCCTGGCGCCCATGCTGCACGAGCGCCTGTCTACCTGGCAGATCAACCTCCCGCCGTTGGCGCTCGCCAAGCTGCAACTGACACGCCAGGCCACCGCCCAGCGCAACCTCGACATTCAGCGCCAGGTGGCCGAAATCCTGGCGGCCACGGCTGCACGCGCCATCCCCACCATCGTGCTCAAAGGCGCCTACCTGAGCGCGGCCGTTTATCCGGCCCCCGACCTGCGCGGGATGAGCGACATTGATCTGCTCTTCCAACCCGCTGACCTCCCACAGGCCGCCGCGGCCCTCGCCAGCCTGGGCTATCTGGGCAAGCACAAGGCGGCCGACGAAGGCCCTGGCATCACCAAACACACCAGTACCTACAAACGGCCGACGGCCGCCGCCGACACGCCAAACCCATACCTGAGCACGAGCGGCGACCGCCACGTAGACCCTCACGGTTCGCTTGAGGAATGTTGGTTTGGCCTCTGTACCGACATCACGCCGGGCATCTGGCCGCGCGCGATGGCGCACACGGTGAACGGCCAGCCGGCGCAGGCGTTGAGTGCAAACGACCTTTACCTGCACCTGGCCGTACACCTCATCTATCACCTGCTCATGGGCAAACCGTCACTGGTGCAATTGGTTGATCTGCTGGTGGTCAGTCAGCGTTTGGCCGCGCAATTGGACTGGGATTGGCTGCTGCAACGCGCGCAGCAGACCCATGCCGCGCCTTTTCTGGCCGCGGCCAATCACCTGGCGCAGACGGTTCTGGCCGCGCCGGTGCCGGCCGACATCCAAACGCGTCTACTGGCCGGTCTGCCCGCCCATCTTCGCCGGACCATCGGCAGCCTCGATGCGGACAGCGTCATGCAACTCTCGCAACGCCCACCCCTGACCACCATGCGCCAGCGTGTGGCGCGCGGGATAAGCGAACGCCGCGCCACCGCCCGCTGGGCCACATCATCGGCCGGCCGCTGGGCCGTCTGGCGCAGCGCGCTGGCGGTCACGCGCACGGACACGGCGCGCCTGCTCGCCAGGCGCCTGGGCCTGATTCGTTAACCTGGAGATGCCTTGAAACCACATCAATTCTTGGGGACAGCCTTGATGGTTGGCAGCCTTGCCGGTTCGCTGCCGCGGCTGCAACAGCGACGGCATTGGGATGCCCAAAACCGCACGATCTCTCTGTGTGTGGACTACGACGACTGCGTGGAGATTAGCATGCGCAGCGGCGTGCCGTTGAGCGACCTGCTGCACCATCTCTGGCACGATGGCGCAAGTCACATCGCCATCACCGAACTGACCCTGGGCGACTTGCTGGCGAGTGGGCAACTGAGCGTGGCGCTGCCCGCAGTCGCCGAAACCGCTCCAACCCACCGCTGGTTGACCAGCCTTGACACCCGCTGGTTGACGCAGGTCAGCCAGGAACTCAGCGCGCGCATACCGGCGCTGCCGGTGCGTCTGCTGGAGATAGACGGGCGATCCTATGTGCAGATAGATGCCGATTTGCGCGCCCTGGCCGGCCTCACGGTTGGTTTTGATCCGCAGGCGTTTGCGCAGGCGCAGGCCGCGGGGCTGGAGCCGGTGGCACGCCCGCGTCATCTGGTCTGGCCGCCAGCGGACGCCATCGAGCGTTCACTGGCGCAGGCGGCCGAGCTTGGCGCCCGCCTGGTGGCGTTTGCCGGCAATTATGTGTTAGGCCACGAGATGTTCATGCAGGCCACCATCGCCAGCCTGCAGCAGCACGATCTAACCCCCGTTTTCTTCGCCGAAAGTCGCCATCAGAAGGGCGATTGGTTCATCGCTAAGGCGCGACTGCCCAACGTCGTCATCGGGCATGAGTTCACACCGCCCGAACTGGATATGGAAGACGAGCACGGCATGGCCCACCGCTGGGGACGCATGGCCGACCGCGGTGTGCGCTTCTTTAGCCTGCGCGCCATGCGCGGCGTGCATGCCACGGAACCGCTCAGCCTGCGCGGCTACATCGGCATGGTGCTGACCGAGCTGATCCACGAACGGGGTTTGCGCCTGGCCGGCAGACCCGACTTCCGGCCGATGGCCCACACCCACCTGCATGGTCATGACCATGCAGCCGACACGCAAACCCAGCCAGACGAGCACGGCCATGCGCACCAGCATGAGCACGAGTCTGCTGAGCACGGACATGAGCACCCAGCCGGTACGCACACCCCACAGGGCGAGCGCGACCATACGCACCAGCACCAGCAGCAGCACGAATCTGCTGAGCACGGGCATGAGCACGATCATCAGCCTGAGGAGCATGACATAGCCAGCAATCTCCGGGCTGAAAACCAATTATCGGCGCTGGCCCTGGCCGCGGCCGGCGCTGCAAGTATGGCCGTCGCCGGCGCACTCGACCTGCCAGAGCCGTGGGCGTCGCTGTTGACCGTGGCCAGTGGGGCAGCCGCGTGGAGCCTCACGCCGCTGCTTGACCGGCCGCGCAGTCACCTGGAGGAGCGCTTCCCGCCCAGCTATGCGCCGAAAGCGATTGCTCTGAGCGTGGCAACCGCGGCGCCGGTAGCTGCCCTGGCTGTCACCGGCCTGCTGGGAAGCAAAGCGACGCCAGGCCTCGACGGCCTGCTGCTGGCGGCGCTGATTGAGGGCGCAGGCGCAGCTGCGCTGGCCGCCACGGTGGCCGATGTGCCGTATGCCCTGCGCGCCGAAGAGTTCCGCAGCCTGAATCTGGACTGGGCGCTGCCGCTGGGCTTGACGGTGGGTCGCCTCATCGGCGGCCGGCCAGGTACAGCCGACCGGCAGGCGACATTGGCCGGTCTGGCTGGCGCCAGCCTTGCGGCTGCGGCTGCGTTTGGCCTGGGCAAAGCCGGTCTCCTGCCTGCAGATCTGGCAGGTCGCTGGGCGGCAGTGCCCATGCTCACCCATACGCATCATTTGTCAGCCCTGCAGGCGCGCCTGGGAGATCTGCAATTGGCCTTGAATCCGCAACCGCTGAGCAAATGGGGCTGGCTGCTGCCCGCGGGCCTGGCATTGGCGCACCTGGGGCGTGGTCAGGCAGACGCCCTGCCGATGCCGCTGCGCACTGGCGCCGCATTGCTGGCAGCCCTGGGCAGCATGGCACTGCTGGCGCCGTTTCGTCAGGGCGGCGTGCCGTTGACGGACACGCTGGCCGCGGCCGTGCAGGGCTTGACCCTGGCCAGGATCAAGCGGACGGGCGGAGACTGAAGTATGACGGCGCCACCGCCCCGCATCTACCTGCCTGCAACGGCCTGGCATTCCGCCTTTGCCCTGGTGCCAGCCGGCCCGTTCATCTACGGCCCGGAGCTTGTCTACGAGCGGCTGGAGGGCACGCGCAGCCTGCGCCCCCGCCAGACGCTCAACCTGGGGACGTTCGCCCTGGCCATCTATCCGGTCACGGTGGCGCAGTGGCAGCGCTTTGCAGGCGAAACCGGCTACCGCTGGCCCGGAACCTGGTATCACCTGGTGGAACCACCGCGCGGTTGGCTGCGACGCTTTGCACCCTGTCGC
Above is a window of Candidatus Amarolinea dominans DNA encoding:
- a CDS encoding nucleotidyltransferase family protein, coding for MSRPIFHLLAALRTDATPQAFDDPNLAWNDIVVQAIIVGLAPMLHERLSTWQINLPPLALAKLQLTRQATAQRNLDIQRQVAEILAATAARAIPTIVLKGAYLSAAVYPAPDLRGMSDIDLLFQPADLPQAAAALASLGYLGKHKAADEGPGITKHTSTYKRPTAAADTPNPYLSTSGDRHVDPHGSLEECWFGLCTDITPGIWPRAMAHTVNGQPAQALSANDLYLHLAVHLIYHLLMGKPSLVQLVDLLVVSQRLAAQLDWDWLLQRAQQTHAAPFLAAANHLAQTVLAAPVPADIQTRLLAGLPAHLRRTIGSLDADSVMQLSQRPPLTTMRQRVARGISERRATARWATSSAGRWAVWRSALAVTRTDTARLLARRLGLIR